The genomic window TCGCGGTGCGGCGGGGCAATCCGCACGCCGCCGCCGATGGCAATGCCCTGCGCGCCAACGGTCACGACGATATCCCACGTGCCGTACTGACCAACCGTGACGGGGCCAGCCGGATCAATGTGCACGGTGTAGTCAGCCGGCGCTAGTCCGGCGGCCTGTTCATGAATGGAGTCTGATTGCACTGAATCACTCTCTTCATTGTTGCAGTACTAGTCTCAACTGTTCAGGTCGATCTCGCTCTCTCTATGCGGCGGCCAATACGCACTCTTCACTACTGTTCCACCAAGAATGCAGGCGCGCCACTCGGCAACACACCGGTTAGTAGCACCAGTCTCAGTGCTTTCAAAGCCCGGAGGCATTTCCCCACATGGTTGTTTGCGCGATTGGCTTACTCGGGATCTTCACACCTGGGAATTACTGGCAACACGATGTGCGAGGGGCGCCCCGGCTCGTGGAAGACTGTGTTATGCGCCTCTTCCAGCCGCGTGTGGCGGCCCAGTGGTTCCCCGGTGTTGGGATTCACGTCGAAGCGCGGGAAGTTACTGCTGGAGACATCCAGCCGGATGCGATGGCCCTGCGCAAAGACATTGCTGGTGGGATACATCTCGATGGCAATCGCCGTCGGCACGTTTGGCTCAAGCATTTCTGCCTGTTCCCGGCTATTGCGGTAGCGGGCACGCTGAATGCTGTCCGTGATATTCATGGCAAAGCCCTGGGGGTAGTCGCCATTGGGCGGATGCACATCGAGCAGCTTGACCGTAAAGTCGGTATCCACGGCGGTAGATTTGATCCAGAGTTTCACCGTGAGCGGGCCGGTCACCTCTATGTCTTCTTCAAGCGGCGGGGTCTGGAAAACCAGAACGTCAGGCCGGGCCGCGAGCGGCAGATTGCCGGTGTACCCGAAAAAGCGCTCGTCGCCGCGCTGGTCGTAAGCGCCCGCAACAAGGACTGGATCACCCGCCGAGAGGTTGCCGCCGATGGTTGGAACGGGATTGGCCGGGTCGAACGTAAATGAACTCTGCCTCTGCTGCTTGGTCGGCGAGGGTGTATCTAAGCTCAGACCGCCATCGGCGTGCAAGTAGTAAGGAGTCCACGCGGTGCGCGCGAGCGGCCACTCGTCTTCCGCGCGCCAGTATCCGCCGTGATCGAGGCGGCCGTCGCTGTTGCGCGTGCCGCTGCCGCCGCCCATGACGAAGATTTGCACCGGCTTGGTTTGCCCCACGCCGGTCTCTTTTCCCTTGAGCCAGTAGTCGTACCAATGCAGCCGCAGTTCGTTCATGTCGTAAATGGCGGCATCGCGGCCAAAGTCGACGTCACCTGCGTGGGAGACCTCGGCGCTGCCGGTGCCGTGGGTGAAGGGGCCCATGATGAGCGTCTGCGGCGATTCTTTGCGCTCGCTGAGCTCGACATAATTCGTGCAGGTGGAACGGGCGTAGGAGTCATACCAGCCGCCGAAGTAGACTGTCGGCACGTCGGCGTGTTCATCGTAGAAGAGCTCCGGGCCGTAGCCGGGACGGCGCCAGTATTCGTCCAGATCGCCGTGGGTGAGCACGTCAAGGTGCCACTGTTCGTAGCTGGGCAGCTCGGCGAGGGGCGATACGCCCTTCTTTAGGGGCGCATTTTCCACCCACTGCGCCACGTTGGCGAAGGCGCTATCCAGGCTCTGGCGCAGGCGCGGGTCGCTGAGCGCCTCTTTGCTGGTGGTCGCCATGCGGAAGGCATAGATCATGAAGCGCATTTCGCAGGCGCCATTGTGCCGCATGGAAGCGGTGTGGTAGTTCCACGGCCCTTCCTCCACGAACATGCCGGCCAGGCCGGGCGGGTTGAGCGACGCGAGGGCGCTCTGCGTGCACCCAGCGTAGCTGCAACCCGTGGTGGCAATCTTGCCGTTCGACCAGGGCTGCTCTACGATCCAGGCGCAGGTGTCGTAGCCGTCCGGCCCTTCGTCGCCAAAGGCGTACCACTCGCCCTCAGACGTAAACCGCCCCCGCACGTCCTGGATCACCACCACGTACCCCCGCCGCGCGTAGTAATGCCCCTTCCGCCGCAATCCAAGTCCCGTCTTGTCATACGGCGTGCGTTCGAGAATGACAGGGAATTCCCCTTCATCTGCCGCCAACCCCTTTTGGGTTAGACCGACATTCCCTTGACCGCCAACCGCCGGCAGTGCCGGACGATACACGTCAGTGCCCAGTTTGACGCCGTCTCTGGCGGTCATCATCACATTCTTCTCTACCACTATGCCGTAAAGTTGCGATGAACCTCGGTTAACGGTCACGTCAGTACCTCTTTCTCACTATTCAGTCAATTGGCCCATGCTGCCCAGACTTCGCGTAATAATCCTTGGTCTACAGTGTGCCAGAATCCAGAAGAGGTGGTCTAAGAAGTAAAGCTAAACTGACCCTTAATCCGGCTGTCGGCTCCAATTCACGAAACCCTCTGTCCCTAGATGGGTTCTTCCCCTTAGACTCTCGTCACCCATACGGGACTGCTCCAGGCTTGGGCGACGCGGCCGTGGACGAGGTCGCGTTGGCGAACACGGACGTAGTAAATGGCGTGGGAAGGTGGTGCCTCGTCGATCCAGTCGAGGCTGAAGTCGAGCGGCGCGCTGCTGCCGGGGAACCACTCTTGATGGACGACGGAGAAGCCTGCCTCCGGTCGGTCGAGGTCGGCGCGCAGAACGTGAATCCAGCGCAAGGGGCCGGTGCCGAGCGCCTCTACATACACGTTCAATGTCTGACCGGCAGCAATACTCGTCTCACCTCCCATCGGTTCGCCGTTCACCGTAAACTCTAGGTAGATGCGGGAACCGGTGGTGCCGTAGGTTTGGCGATTGCGAATGGCGTCAAATACCGCCTCGCGGGTGAGTTCCGGCGCCCATACTGCCATGGTGCCAAAGCCCTCCATGCCGGGTTGTGCGCCGTGATTGTCTGACGAGCCGATAACCCCCAGCTTCAACCCTGCCAGCCAGGCATCCACGGTATAGTTGCCGGGATCCCCCGGGCCGTTAAAGGTGAAGTCGGAAACGTCCATGGAGATGGGGTGGTCCGGCGCGTACTCTTCGCTGAGGCCGTGGGAGGAATAGATTTCGATGGTGGAGCGAAAGCGGGGGTCATCGATGCTCCAATCATGTTTCACGCCGCTACCGGGCCGGGCGAAGCCGCCGGTATGGTGGGGGATGGTGAACATTTTCCCTTCCAGGTTTTCGCGCTCGCCTCGTTGCCATATCTCTTCCAGGTTCTCTTCGTCGTTGTAACGAAGCGGGCTTTCGCCGCCGCGATAGTAGACATTGTGGTGACCGTAGGGCGCGCCGAAACTCGCTTCGTAGCCCAAGATCGTGACGAACGCGCCAGGCTCGTTCCACTTCTCTGTGTATGCAACATTCATCTGCCAGTCGTCCTGGCTCATGCTGCGCCGGTCGTTGTGGTCGGTAGCGCAGTAGATGTCGAGCAGAGAGACGTAGCGCGCGTAGCGAAAGTGGTCGTCGCGGGTGCCCGTGCCGTCCCAAGAATACTGGCTATGGGAGTGAATGTCTCCCCAATAGAGACCGCCCACAGGCGTCCCATCCGCCTCGGCTGCAACCGCAACGACTTTGCTAGGATTGGAAAGGCCGTAGAGTATCCCGTCATTGGAGGTCCCACGTAGGCGCAAAACGCCTTCTGCCGTGGGCGTAATCTCAAGCTCCCGGCAGCCCCACGTTGTGTTGTTGCTCAGCTTGATGGGATTCGATGGGAGCGTGGCCGCGCCGGTCTCGACGACAAGATAGATAGCGGTTTCCGGCGCCGGGACCGGATTGTGGAATTCGTCCAGCGCCACCATGCGTACGCGGGCCGGTCTGCCCACGACCGCCCGGGACTCGAGCACAATGAAGAGCTCCACCGGTGGACCGGGCTCATTGCTGAGCAGCGGCAAGGCGGGATCCGGCAAGAGCGCGAATTCTCCGTCTCCTGCCGTGTCAACCGCCGCGCGCACGCGCTCCGGTGAACCGGTCCACAAGGGCGGCGTGAAGCCGCGGCCGCCTTGGCTCATGTCGCCGTACACAACGTTGATGGTATCGCCGGCGCACAGCGTGCCTTCCGATACTGTCACCTGCACCGTCCACGAGTAGCGACTGCCGGGCGGATAGCCCACATTGCGGCGGTACGCTTTTGCGAATTCACCATCGGTTGCATCCAGTACCTCGTAGCGCAGGCGCACGCCGGGCCGGTCGGTATGCGCCGTTACATAGAACGGCGCGGTGGGGTCCACGCTTTGCAGGCGGCGGCCGGAGTTGCGCCACCATTGGTGCCAGCGTTCCGGCAGCGCCACCTGCAATCCACCGCCCGCGGCAACGCCGTCTTTGCCTACCACATACGTTACAATCCACGTACCCCAAGTTCCCGCACGGCCGTGGTTCGGCGCGATAGATACGGTACCGAGTTCTTGACAGTCTTCAGAGGATGCCATGAGTTTCTACTTTCCATTAGCCGGTGCGGCAGGTTGAACTCTCGTATGAGGCAAGGGGAGGTCTGCGGTACTCCCATGCGCTCTCCCGCGTTTTAGTGGCGGCAAGGAAACGTCGAATTACGTGGACGCGTGGTCGCGAACGCAACGGCACACCAGAGGCGCTCTGCAATTGGCTGGTTCGCGCGTGCTGGCCCGACTCTTTTGACACTTGCCGCGTATATAGCACAATAGCAACCGAAGTACCTACATACAAGGTGCGCCGCGAGTGATGGCAGGATCTACCGATAGATGCCTCCGGAGAGGCTGCCTGCCTGCGGTCATTCTTAGCGGAGCGTCGAACAATGTTCGCGGAATCTCAGGTGCTCGCTGAGCAGCAACGTTGCTTGGCTGGAGACAGCTTAAACTCATCACGCTGTTCAGGGTGACAATCGCAAGGCCCTGCGAGAGATGGGAGCTCTTAGAGCTTGCCCCGTACGTGATACGGGGGCGAACGTTTCTGGTGCAGACAAGACGAGCGTAAATAGGTCCTAAGGGAAAGGTGGACCCTGAGACAAAATACACGAAAAGCGCTTGCCGCTGAATTCGTCGGCACTTTCTGCTTCTTCTTCATCGGCGCGGGAGCTGTAGTCGCCGACGCATTCATGGTCGCGCGCGGCGGTGGTGGGTTGGGGCTCGTGGGCATTGCGCTCGCCAATGGTCTGGCGCTGGCCGCCTTGATTGCGGCATTCGGCGGTTTTTCGGGGGCACACTTCAATCCAGCCGTTACGGTAGCGGCGTTGATCGGCCGCCAAATCACCGCTGTACACGCCGGTCTCTACATTCTGACCCAACTGCTGGCGGCGGTGCTGGCAGGTCTTGCCTTGCGCGCAGTCTTTCCTACCGCAATTTGGCAAGCCGCGAATCTCGGTACCCCCGCCGTGACCGCAGGCGTTTCGATTGGCGCCGCCGTTCTTTTGGAAGCCATTCTTGCCTTCATTCTCGTCATCGTCATCTTCGGCGCCGCCATGGACGCGCCCGCCGGCAAAGCAGGGGGACTTGCCATCGGCCTAACCGTTGCGGCGGCAATCCTCATGGGTGGGGAGCTCACCGGCGCGGCGATGAATCCGGCGCGCACGTTTGGTCCCGCGGTGGCGGCTAACTTCTGGGAAAACCATCTCGTCTATTGGGTCGGCCCACTGTGCGGCGCAATCCTCGCAAGTCTCATTTATAGCCGTTTCTTCATGGCAGCGAAGACAGATTGAATTCCCGGACGAACATAAAGTGCGCCATGTGGTAAAATCCCTGTCAAAGTGTATTGTGAAATGCTGCACAAAGGCCACGCAACGGCTGGCGTCTCGGGGCAGAGGTAACGTATGGAAGTTCAGGCTACTGCGGAGAGTGTATCGCCTACACAGCAAGCGGGCGCACAGCGACGCATTGTCATATACGACACGACGCTGCGTGACGGTGCGCAGGCTGAAGGGCTTTCTTTCGCCGCCGCCGACAAGCTCAAGATTGCCCGTCGGCTAGATGAACTGGGTGTGCATTACGTGGAAGGCGGCTACCCGGGCTCAAACCCTAAAGATCAAGAATTCTTCCGCTTGGCACAGGACATTGATTGGAAGAATATCACCATTACGGCGTTTGGCAGTACCCGGCACAAGTCAACGAGTGTTGAAAACGATCCCGGCGTGAAGGCGCTTATCGGCACGGGCACTCGCGCGGTGTGCATCGTGGGTAAGGCGTGGGACCACCACGTTTCGGCCGTTCTCGACACGACGCTGGAAAACAACCTGGCAATGATCAGCGAGACAATTGCCTACCTCAAGCGCCATGGTCTCGAGGTGTTCTTCGATGCGGAGCACTTCTTCGATGGGTATCGCGCAAGTCCGGAGTACGCAATGGCTGCTCTGCGCGCTGCTCAGGAAGCCGGCGCTGACTGCCTGGTGCTGTGCGATACGAATGGCGGTAGCGTGCCGAACGACGTTAGAAGCGTGACTCGGCGAGTTGTCGCCGAGTTCGACGTGCCCATCGGCATCCACGCGCACAACGATGCTGATCTTGCCACTGCCAATACCCTGACAGCGGTAGAGAGTGGAGCGTCACACGTGCAGGGCACGGTAAACGGTGTTGGCGAGCGCTGCGGCAATGCAAACCTGTGCACCGTGATTCCCAACCTGCAGCTGAAGCTTGGCCACTCGGCTATCAAGTCAGACCAATTGCAGCATCTTTCCGACGTGGCGCGGTTCGTGAGCGAGATTGCCAATATGGCGCTCAATCCCTTCATGCCCTATGTGGGACACTCCGCATTTGCCCACAAGGCCGGGTACCATGCCGACGGCATGGCGAAGAGTCAGATTGCCTACCAACACATTGATCCCGCGCTTGTGGGGAACGAAATGCGGGTGCTCATTTCAGAATTGAGCGGACGCAGCAGCGTGCTATCGCGGGCCGAGCGCTTGGGTCTGCGCCTCTCCCGCCAGAGTGAAGACCTGCACGGCTTGGTGGAAGAGATCAAAGACCTTGAGCAGCGCGGATTTCAATTCGAAGGCGCCGAAGCTTCATTTGAGTTGCTCATCAAGCGTCGCCAGCCCAATTACACGCCGCCATTTTCGCTGTTGGACTTTCTGGTACTAGTCGAAACGCGCGGCGGCAGGAGTATTCTCTCGGAAGCCACCGTCAAGATCCAAGTTGGCGATGAAGTGCAGCACACGGCTGCCGAGGGGAACGGGCCGGTGAACGCTCTGGACACGGCTATGCGTAAGGCCCTCGTTTCCGCCTATCCCCAGCTTGAACGGGTGCGGCTGATGGACTACAAGGTGCGCGTACTCGATGAAAGCAGCGCTACCAGGGCCGGCGTGCGGGTGATGATCGAAAGCACCAACGGCCACTCCGAATGGAGTACGGTGGGTAGCTCCACGAACATCATCGAAGCCAGCTACTCCGCGCTTGCGGACTCCTTGGAGTACGCAATCCTCGTGACAGATAGGTAGCCAGACTGTTGAGACATGCTAATGGCGCCAGCAGCCATTCGGTGTTGCATATTTGATCTTGTCGGCACATTGGTCGACATCCGCCCCGCCGTTCTCGAAGCCACGTTTGCCGCATTGGAACAATGGGCTCCAGGCAAGTTTTCTCGCGAAAGTCTTGCCGAGCAGCTCTCTGGCCCGCTTGAAGACCCCTTTGTTGCCGCCGCCGAAGGACGCGAGCCCGTGGCAAATGAATTGCGCCGGGTCTTCTTGGAGCACTGGGAAGGCCGCCGGCATGAGTCCATCGTGCTGTTTCCCGGCGTCCCGGAAATGCTGGCCGCGCTGGTTGATCTGGGAACGACCGTCGTTGTCCTCTCCGGCAGCACGCGGGCGGCAGGAAGTAGGGACTTGGAATCCAGCGGGCTGGCACCTTTCGTGAGCGCTGTAGTTTTCCAAGACGATATAGAACGGCCCAAGCCCTTTGCCGATGCCGCAACTAAAGCCCTGGAATTGAGTGGCGCATCCGCCCAAGAAGCGCTCCTCATTGGAGAGAGTGACACTGACATCCAGTGCGGCCGCTTGGCAGGAGTAAGCACCGGTGCTGCGCTCTGGGGGGCGGTGGATCAAGAGGCGTTGCTCGGGGAAAAGCCGGACTTTGCATTTGCGCAGCCGTCAGAGGTAGGGGACGTCGTGCGCAAGAGCGAGGACTAGCAGGTAGTGACGCTGGAAAGTGCGGCCGTGTGCAGAACTACTGCCCGGTTGACAGCCCCAAGATTCCAAGTCGCGCACTTATGGGTTCGGTGCGCTACGAACTCCCTGCATGCGCGCCACCCACTCATCGGGCGCATTGATCTCATCCAGCGTCGGCATGGCGTGCTCTGATTCCCAGACGCGGTTGAGAAAGGCCATGTTTTCACTATCCACAACCTGGCGCACAAAGCGCTCACCGAGGCGATATTGCGCGAGCTTAAGGTCAAAACCAAGCAGCCGCATGACGGCCCGCTCCAGCGAACCGCGTTTGCGTTCTTCCAGCCGTTTCCGCATGGTGGGAAATCCGGTAATGAGCTGCTCGCCCAAAGCGTCCATGATGTAGTTGCTGTAGCCCTCCACAAGGCTCATCACACCTTGCACGCGCGCAAGCATGTCTCGTTGTTCCGGCGTCGTGAGGAGACTGACTACCCCACCGAGGCGCTCGCGATCCTCTGTAGCTTCAGCCCCGGGCAAGAGCATCGCGCGCAACGGATGGGAAGACTCGCGGAGTAACTCGCGGAAGCTCTCGACGTACGACTCGATAAGGCTTCCGAGATGCCCTGCAAGCCATGGCGCTACTTGAAATTGTATGGCATGGGTGGTCTCATGAAGCGCGATCCAGAGCCGGAACGCGTCCGGCGGGATGTCGAGACGTTGCTGCAGACGGCGAATGTTGGGTTCAACAAAGTAGATTCTGCTTGACTGATCAAGAGCCGCACCCTCATTGGAGGCGGGCGGCGTCAAGAACGGCATGTCGAATTGACCTAATACGTTGCGCGAAAGAAAGCCCAACACGATACCCATCTGCGCAGACATAGTGAGCTGCATGCTCCCGTGCGCAAGTCGGAACAACGTGTTGCTATTTGACCCGACACTCTCTAGGTACACGTCTTCCAAGGGCTGTAACAGGCGTTGCACAGTGGTGAGATTGCGTTGGACCCATAGGGGACGGTCCAGCACTTCTACTTCATGGCTGCCGGGGGCAGTGGCAAGCTGAATGAAGGGTGTAATCCGATCGTGGCTGAGCTGCACCAGCGCCTGATAGTCTGTGAGGAGAGATTCTCGCGTTCCGCTTGGGAGAACGCCCTCCGGGTTGCGCGCGGCAATGCGCATGGCGATGCGCTCTGTGCGCTGCCAGTCGATGATGTTCGGCTGCACGCGTGTGGCAACTCTGCGGGCAACCAGATACCCTCCGCTTAGAATAAGACCGAGGACGGCGCCGAATAGCGCAGCATTTTTTTGATCGCGCGTCACTGGCAGATCGCAAGCGGCGCGGGCAATACTTGCCAGTTGACTTTGTTACTCGATTGCAATCAAGATCTCCTATTCTGTTGTGCTCCCAAGAATATAACATACCCGCGCCAAGCGCGGGTATGTACGTTTGCTTGCAAACATCGCCTCTAGGTGCGACCGGCCGGCAAGACTCGGCGGATCGCTGCGCTAAGAGTCCCGACAATGATTGCGGTTCACGTGGGTGTTGCCACGGTCTCCTTGCCGGAAGCGGCCTTTACCTTGGCTGCCAGTTCGCTATCCGTACCAGCTTCGACGGCGATCTGCTTGAACTCTTCCGAGCTCATGCCCAGATCGCGCAGCACCTGCTGATCCATGGGGCATGGGTAGATGTACTCGCCGATGTAGCCGCCATGCTGGGCACGTGCCTTATCGGCCATCCGACCTACCCACTCCAGGCCATCAATTACCAGTTCGCGTTCCCGCGGCTTCCATTCCTCTGCCATCGTTTTATCCTTCCTCATCGCTTCAAAGAGATCGACCCGTGTACAAAGACTGTGGCGACGAGTGAGCGTACCAACTCTCCGGGTGTCGTGGGGGCCAAGGGAGTGAGCGCCAACTTCACTGCCTGGTCTAGTTTTCGACCCAGCAAGTTGCTCGGGGAACTTGGCACTCCCAGCTTCCCGTCGAGAAGCAACCGCAAAACCTCGCTCCACACTAACAAGTGATGCATGTCCAACTGTGGGATTTCAATGCACCCACTATCAACGTACCACTGCGCTTCGCCATGGGTCAAGAGGGTCTGAAACGGCTGTGTCGTCGCGCCGGCCGCCACAGCGGCGGCATACTGCGCCAGCCGCGCTTCCGGCCAATCGAGGCCGACGACTGCAAAGTCCACAAACCGTATCTCGGTACCGTCAACAAGCACGTTGCGCGGCGTGCAGTCGCGACCGCCGAACGTCGTTTTGCCGCTGCACATAGATTCTGCTACTACTGTCCATGCTTTACGCAGGGCTGATGTCCAGCCCTGCGGTATCGCGAGACCGCAGAAGTCCGCAAGTCGCTCGTACGTCTCAGGCGCGTGACGGCACCTCGCCCGGACCTCCGTGTGGCGGCGTTCCTGCTCACCTGTTGAGCCAAACGGCATCCGCGCGGCTAGCCCCTGAAAAGCAGTCTCAAGAGCGGTGCAGCCCTGAACTAAGCTTTGGGTCAAATGGCGCAATTCGTGAGACTGCGATTCGCGGAGTTGGCCGGTTTCCTGGATCGCCGCGGCAAGTGTGCGAGACCCTGTCCACTCCGTAATAAGTGTGCGCGCCTCCGGTTGCCATAGTAGTGGGCGCGCAACCGGGGCGCCAAGCCGGTAGAGCATTTCCTGCACACCGTACTCAACATCTCCCGCCCCGGGGTGCGCATGTTGCTTGATTGCAACGTGCGTTCCCGAAGCCAAGACTCCCTGCCAAACTCGCGCTCCCTGAGCGCCACCTCCGGTAACGGGACGCAACAAGCGAATCGGACCAATTGGAGGCTCGATTTGGGCCAGGTGCAGTTGCATTGCGTCAAAATCAAGAGCCCTTGGCACAGTTGCAAGACGTCCTTTGCTTAGGTGTGACGGTAGTAATTGCCGAAACGAGATTCCCGGGAATCCCCTGCCTCATTGGATGCGGCAGGAAGCTAAGGCAGGCAATTTCCAGGTTTTTGTTCGCAGTATTTGGGCTATGGTATCATCACAGTGATTGGTGGGTCGGAGGCGGATAGGCACGAATCGAGTTTAGGTAGTACGCCATGGACACACGTGAACTCGTTGAGCGCTTGCAGGCCATTGTTGGACCGGAGCACGTTGTTCATCTTCCGGAAGACCTCATAGTCTTCGAGCGCGACGCATCAATTGACGCCCAGCTTCCCGCCGCCGTAGCTTTTCCACGCACCACGACTGAAGTCAGTGAGATACTGGTTGTCGCTAATGAATTGAAGGTACCGGTGGTACCGAAGGGCGCCGGAACGGGCCTCTCTGGCGGCGCCGTGCCGGAAGAAAACGGCATACTGCTTTCCGTCAGCCGCATGCGGGACATTCTTGAGATCGACGAAGAGAATCGCACCGCGCTCGTGGAACCTGGGGTGGTAAACCTCGAACTCTCCGACGAAGTTAAGCACTTAGGGCTCTATTATGCTCCGGACCCGTCTAGTCAATATGCGTGTACACTCGGGGGCAATGTCGCCGAGAATTCCGGCGGTGCCCACTGCCTGCGCTATGGCTGCACGATTAATCATGTCATGGGCCTGGAGGTGGTCTTTCCGGGCGGTGAAGTGGCATGGCTTGGCGGCAAGGCGCCGGACGCACCGGGCTATGACCTCCTATGCGCGATTATCGGCTCCGAAGGCACCATGGGTGTGGTGACCAAGATCCTTGTCAAGCTGCTGCCAATTCCGGAAGCAGTAGAGACCTATCTTGCGATTTTCGAGAGTGTCCCAGACTCCTGCCAGGCAGTTTCATCCATCATTGGCAATGGCATCATTCCTGCCGCACTGGAGATTATGGACCAGGTCGTCACCCAAGCAATTGAAGAAGCGCACCATGTCGGCTACCCCTCCGACGCTGGTAGTGTGCTTATCATCGAAATCGACGGCATGCAGGAAGAACTCGACGAACAGCGTGAGGCAATCCTAAGCCTTTGCCGTGAGGCAGGTGCCCGTGAAATCCGAGTGGCGCAGACCGTCGCTGAGCGGGAGGCGGTGTGGAAGGGACGCAAGGGGGCCATCGGCGCATTGGGTCGGCTGGCGCCAAACTACTACATCCAGGATTGTGTCGTACCCCGCACGAAACTACCGGAGATAATGCGCTTTGTTGAAGACGTGGCCGCACGCTACGACATCATTATCGCCAATGTATTTCATGCCGGTGACGGTAACCTGCATCCCAATCTGCTCTTTGACGTGCGCGATAGCGACCAGGTGCAACGGGTTATTGCAGCGGGTGAGGAGATTATTCGCGCGTGCATTGACGCCGGTGGCTCACTCTCGGGGGAACATGGCATCGGCACCGAGAAGCAAGAGTACATGGACTGGCTCTATAGCGAAGAAGACTTGGAGTCCATGCGCAAGCTCAAGCGCGCGTTCGATCCAGATTGGCTGTTCAACCCCACAAAAATATTCCCCACCGGTGAAGGTCCGCATGCAGCGAAAATCCACATTGGCAAGTCTCCGGTCCACTCTACTGCTACTGCGGTCTGGAAGTAGGATGCAGATACGCGTTGCTGACTGAGACACTCCACACCCAGCTCGCTCAGATCGTCTCGCATGATGCGGTCACTACCGAGAGTCCTACTATAGACGGCAAGCAGCCGTCGTTGTGTGTGGCGCCTCGTGCTATTGCAGAATTGGCTGAGGTCGTTGGGGAACTAGACGCCGCCGGGGCTTCAACCACCCCCGTAGGCGGCGGCACCATGCTCGATC from Chloroflexota bacterium includes these protein-coding regions:
- a CDS encoding DUF3604 domain-containing protein, which gives rise to MASSEDCQELGTVSIAPNHGRAGTWGTWIVTYVVGKDGVAAGGGLQVALPERWHQWWRNSGRRLQSVDPTAPFYVTAHTDRPGVRLRYEVLDATDGEFAKAYRRNVGYPPGSRYSWTVQVTVSEGTLCAGDTINVVYGDMSQGGRGFTPPLWTGSPERVRAAVDTAGDGEFALLPDPALPLLSNEPGPPVELFIVLESRAVVGRPARVRMVALDEFHNPVPAPETAIYLVVETGAATLPSNPIKLSNNTTWGCRELEITPTAEGVLRLRGTSNDGILYGLSNPSKVVAVAAEADGTPVGGLYWGDIHSHSQYSWDGTGTRDDHFRYARYVSLLDIYCATDHNDRRSMSQDDWQMNVAYTEKWNEPGAFVTILGYEASFGAPYGHHNVYYRGGESPLRYNDEENLEEIWQRGERENLEGKMFTIPHHTGGFARPGSGVKHDWSIDDPRFRSTIEIYSSHGLSEEYAPDHPISMDVSDFTFNGPGDPGNYTVDAWLAGLKLGVIGSSDNHGAQPGMEGFGTMAVWAPELTREAVFDAIRNRQTYGTTGSRIYLEFTVNGEPMGGETSIAAGQTLNVYVEALGTGPLRWIHVLRADLDRPEAGFSVVHQEWFPGSSAPLDFSLDWIDEAPPSHAIYYVRVRQRDLVHGRVAQAWSSPVWVTRV
- a CDS encoding zinc-dependent metalloprotease, with the translated sequence MTRDQKNAALFGAVLGLILSGGYLVARRVATRVQPNIIDWQRTERIAMRIAARNPEGVLPSGTRESLLTDYQALVQLSHDRITPFIQLATAPGSHEVEVLDRPLWVQRNLTTVQRLLQPLEDVYLESVGSNSNTLFRLAHGSMQLTMSAQMGIVLGFLSRNVLGQFDMPFLTPPASNEGAALDQSSRIYFVEPNIRRLQQRLDIPPDAFRLWIALHETTHAIQFQVAPWLAGHLGSLIESYVESFRELLRESSHPLRAMLLPGAEATEDRERLGGVVSLLTTPEQRDMLARVQGVMSLVEGYSNYIMDALGEQLITGFPTMRKRLEERKRGSLERAVMRLLGFDLKLAQYRLGERFVRQVVDSENMAFLNRVWESEHAMPTLDEINAPDEWVARMQGVRSAPNP
- a CDS encoding HAD hydrolase-like protein is translated as MAPAAIRCCIFDLVGTLVDIRPAVLEATFAALEQWAPGKFSRESLAEQLSGPLEDPFVAAAEGREPVANELRRVFLEHWEGRRHESIVLFPGVPEMLAALVDLGTTVVVLSGSTRAAGSRDLESSGLAPFVSAVVFQDDIERPKPFADAATKALELSGASAQEALLIGESDTDIQCGRLAGVSTGAALWGAVDQEALLGEKPDFAFAQPSEVGDVVRKSED
- a CDS encoding DUF5069 domain-containing protein — its product is MAEEWKPRERELVIDGLEWVGRMADKARAQHGGYIGEYIYPCPMDQQVLRDLGMSSEEFKQIAVEAGTDSELAAKVKAASGKETVATPT
- a CDS encoding CocE/NonD family hydrolase, with translation MTVNRGSSQLYGIVVEKNVMMTARDGVKLGTDVYRPALPAVGGQGNVGLTQKGLAADEGEFPVILERTPYDKTGLGLRRKGHYYARRGYVVVIQDVRGRFTSEGEWYAFGDEGPDGYDTCAWIVEQPWSNGKIATTGCSYAGCTQSALASLNPPGLAGMFVEEGPWNYHTASMRHNGACEMRFMIYAFRMATTSKEALSDPRLRQSLDSAFANVAQWVENAPLKKGVSPLAELPSYEQWHLDVLTHGDLDEYWRRPGYGPELFYDEHADVPTVYFGGWYDSYARSTCTNYVELSERKESPQTLIMGPFTHGTGSAEVSHAGDVDFGRDAAIYDMNELRLHWYDYWLKGKETGVGQTKPVQIFVMGGGSGTRNSDGRLDHGGYWRAEDEWPLARTAWTPYYLHADGGLSLDTPSPTKQQRQSSFTFDPANPVPTIGGNLSAGDPVLVAGAYDQRGDERFFGYTGNLPLAARPDVLVFQTPPLEEDIEVTGPLTVKLWIKSTAVDTDFTVKLLDVHPPNGDYPQGFAMNITDSIQRARYRNSREQAEMLEPNVPTAIAIEMYPTSNVFAQGHRIRLDVSSSNFPRFDVNPNTGEPLGRHTRLEEAHNTVFHEPGRPSHIVLPVIPRCEDPE
- the cimA gene encoding citramalate synthase, which codes for MEVQATAESVSPTQQAGAQRRIVIYDTTLRDGAQAEGLSFAAADKLKIARRLDELGVHYVEGGYPGSNPKDQEFFRLAQDIDWKNITITAFGSTRHKSTSVENDPGVKALIGTGTRAVCIVGKAWDHHVSAVLDTTLENNLAMISETIAYLKRHGLEVFFDAEHFFDGYRASPEYAMAALRAAQEAGADCLVLCDTNGGSVPNDVRSVTRRVVAEFDVPIGIHAHNDADLATANTLTAVESGASHVQGTVNGVGERCGNANLCTVIPNLQLKLGHSAIKSDQLQHLSDVARFVSEIANMALNPFMPYVGHSAFAHKAGYHADGMAKSQIAYQHIDPALVGNEMRVLISELSGRSSVLSRAERLGLRLSRQSEDLHGLVEEIKDLEQRGFQFEGAEASFELLIKRRQPNYTPPFSLLDFLVLVETRGGRSILSEATVKIQVGDEVQHTAAEGNGPVNALDTAMRKALVSAYPQLERVRLMDYKVRVLDESSATRAGVRVMIESTNGHSEWSTVGSSTNIIEASYSALADSLEYAILVTDR
- a CDS encoding aquaporin; amino-acid sequence: MRQNTRKALAAEFVGTFCFFFIGAGAVVADAFMVARGGGGLGLVGIALANGLALAALIAAFGGFSGAHFNPAVTVAALIGRQITAVHAGLYILTQLLAAVLAGLALRAVFPTAIWQAANLGTPAVTAGVSIGAAVLLEAILAFILVIVIFGAAMDAPAGKAGGLAIGLTVAAAILMGGELTGAAMNPARTFGPAVAANFWENHLVYWVGPLCGAILASLIYSRFFMAAKTD